TCCATGGCCAAGGTCGATGCGCTGGCGAGCTGGCGGGACAGCACCCTCTTCGACGAGCGTGAACGTGTTGCGCTCGAATATGCCGAAGCGATGACGGATACCAGCCAGCGCGTCAGCGACGAGCTGATGGGCCGCCTGAAGCAGTGGTTCGACGACGACGCCATCATCGAATTGACGGCACTGATCGCGTTTCAGAATCTCTCCAGCAAGTTCAACAGCGCACTCGACGTGCCGGCCCAGGGTTTTTGCCGGCTGCCCGGGGCAGAGCGCTCCGGGGATGGCCGCCCGCCGTGATGTTCTGGCGCGTGATCGCCGACCTGGTGCTGGTCATCCATGCGCTGTTCGTCGGCTTCGTCGTGATCGGCCAGCTGCTGATCATCGTCGGCCTGTGGCGGCGCTGGTCCTGGGTGCGCAACCGGACCCTGCGCCTGGCGCACCTGGCTGCCATCGGCATCGTCGTGGTGCAGGCGTGGGCCGGCGTGCTCTGTCCTCTGACCATTCTCGAGAATGCGCTGCGACGACGCGCCGGTGACGAGGGCTACAGCGGCTCCTTCATCGAGTACTGGCTGCACCGGCTGATTTTCTACGAGGCCGAGAGCTGGGTGTTCACGGTCCTCTACACGGTGTTTGCAGCCGCCGTGGCACTGACCTGGCATTACGGCCGGCCGCGCAGCCCGGGGCGACGCAAGGGCTGAGACCGGCCGGACGACTGGCGCGGACGACCGTGTCTCGGCTATGGTCGGAACCATGAAACTCGGCAACGATCCCCCGGAAGACCTCGTCCTGACGCCACTCGAGCGTGCCGTGCTCGGTGAGCTCGTTGCGTCGCTTGGCGCATCGGCCGCCGATTTCCGGGCACAGTGCGACCACGCGCGGGTGCTCGTGCGCAGTCATAGCGGTGTCGGCTTCGTCACCCGGATGCGGGTGCCGGAGGAGGCGCGGCCCCTCGGCAGCGAGTACGCGAATCGCTCGTTCGCCGTCCATGCGACGCACCCCCAGCTCAGGGAGGCGGCCGAGTTTCTCGTACAGTTCAAGGCGGGACGGCTGGCCACCATCGAGGCGTACTGCGGCGAGGGGATGTGGCCCGACGACGACGCCGGCTTTCGCGTTGGCCTGAAACCGGAGGGCTGACGTGGGGCAAGAGCGTTGCGGCTGCATCCGCCTGTACCGGGCGGGCAGCGACAGCCCGGGGAGTCGCGCTCGCAATCGCAGGATCACGGCGTCATGACGTATCACGGGAAACTCAATCTGCTGGCCATGCTCGGCCTCCCGGTGGCGGCCGCGGTGGCGGCACTGATCGTGTTCGGATCCCGTCCCGATACGCTGCTCGCCGTGTTCGGCCTGAACCTCGTGGTGACCCTGTTCGGTGGCCTGTTCGCCGCGCTCCTGCTGCGCGGCGCGCGCAAGGCAGGTGGCATCGGCGCGGGGATTGCGCTGTGGCCCTCCGTGATACCGGCAGTCGTGGGCGCGGGCTGGTACCTGTGGCGGGCCGTGAGTCCCGAGGAAGTCGCCCCGGGCCGCGAATACATTGCCGGCCCCCAGTACCTGCTGCTCATGGTCCTCGCGCTGTGGGTCGTCGCCTGGCTTGCCGGGCGGGTCCTGCGGCTACGCAGGTCGGCCGCCTGAGCCGCCCGCGCCGGGCGGCATCCAGAAACGATCGGGCCTTCCGGTTCCATGCGCGCCGACGCCAGGGCGATCCGCTATGTGCCGTATCACGAGATCGGTGCGGTCCCGAACATCGTGGTCGACGGCGCACCGCTGGAATCGACGGTTCTCACGCTCTCGCACTGGCCGGTCAACGCGACACCGTCGGCTTACAAGCGCGATACATCCACCGAGACCGCTCTCGCCTGGGTTGCGCGGCACGATCCGCGACACATTGCTGCCGCGGTGACCAACAATCACTTCGACGAGGACGGGCTGTTCAGCATGTTCGCCGTGCTCGAACCGCGCCAGGCGCTCGCGCACCGACAGTTGCTGGTGGATGCCTCACGGGCCGGCGATTTCGGTGTCTACCGCAGCCGGCACGCGGCGCGGATTTGCTTCACCATCGAAGCCTTCGCCGATCCGCAGCAGTCGCCGCTGCCGCGCGCCACGTTCGTCCGCTCCGGTTCCGGGCGGGTCGCCGCGCTCTTTCGTGCGTTGTTGCCACGGCTACCCGCGATGCTGCGCGACCCCGGCAGGTTTCTCCGGTACTGGCGCGCGCCGGATGAACACCTGGCCCAGAGCGAGGACTGGCTTGCAGAAGGCCGGGTGAGCATCGAGGAAGAGCCTGATCTCGATCTTGCGATCGTGCGGATTCCGCAGGAGCTGCCGCCGCGGACGGTGCAGCGCTACCTGGGCCGCGAGCGCGTGCCGGTGCATCCGTTCGCGATTCACAACGCCACCCGGTGCACGCGCCTGGTGCGTATCCAGGGTCGACGCGTCGAGTTCCAGTACCGCTACGAATCCTGGTTGCAGATCCACTCCCGCCGGCCCGCGCTGCGGGTCGACCTGGCGCACTTCTGCCGCTGGCTCAACGCGCGCGAGCGCAACGGGCGCTGGACCAGGGAGAACCCCCTAGGCATCGCGCCCCGGCTGCATCTTGGGGGAGCCGCAACGTCGATCGAGCCGGCGGAATTCCTGCGCGAACTGCGCCGCGAACTGCGCCGCCGGCCGGCAGTCTGGGATCCCTACGACTGGAAGCCACCCGCCGGCCAGGCCTGACCGTGCGGAGGCATGAGCGGCGCAACAGCCTCAGTGCTGGCCGCGCCGGTCGTCGATCTCGGCGCAATCGCGGCACTGGGTAGCTGCCGGGCGCACCTTGAGGCGTCCTTCGCCGACCGGCTCGCCGCAACCCACGCAGATCCCGTACGTGCCGTTTTCGAGCCGCTGCAGGGCGGCTTCTATTTCGGCGAGGTGTTGCACCGCTTCGCTTTCGAGCGCGGACACGACAGCGACATTGCCGAGTTGCGCGGCCTGCTCGGCCGAGTCCTGCTCCAGCGGATCGCGCGCATGTTCGTGGATGGTGGTGACGCGCTTCTGCAGCTCGGCCTTGGATGCCAGCAGTCGCGCGCGGATCTCTTCGACTTCCTGTGATGATCGGTTCATGTCGTTCACCGGCGATGCCACTGCGGCACGCTATCTGTCCGGGACGATGAGAAGGGACATCCGCACGAGGTCTGCCAGCGAGCGGGCGCCCATTTTCTCCATGACCCTGGCGCGGTGGATTTCCACCGTGCGCTGGCTCAGGTCCAGGTCCATGGCGATGACCTTGTTGGCGAGTCCCCGGACGACACAGTCGAGCACTTCGCGCTCGCGCGGCGTCAAGGTGTTGAAACGCTCCTGCACCGTGCGCCTGCGCTCCTCTTCGGAGCGATGTTCCGTGTCCCAGCTCAGCGCCTGATTGATCCGGTCCAGCAGCTCCTGGTCCCGGAACGGCTTCTGGATGAAATCGAAGGCGCCGTGCTGCATCGCCTCGACCGCCATTGGCACATCGCCGTGTCCGGTCACGAAAATGACCGGGATCGTGCAGTGGATGGCCGTCAGCTTCTGCTGCAACTCCAATCCGCTCATGCCAGGCATGCGGATGTCGAGCACGATGCAACCGTTCATCTCCGGCGCGTATTCCTCGAGGAATGCCTGTGCCGAGTCGAACAGGCGCGCCTTCTGACCCATCGACTTGAGCAGCAGCCCGAGCGAGTCGCGCACCGCCTGATCGTCGTCGATGACGAAAACCTGAGGCTCCATGATGGTCCTACTGTTCGAGCGCGGTCGGCAGCGTAAAGAAGAAAGTGCAGCCGCGCTCCGGGTTGTTGCTGCAGTCGAGTTTACCGCCATGGGCGGTAATGATGGAACGGCT
This genomic interval from Gammaproteobacteria bacterium contains the following:
- a CDS encoding carboxymuconolactone decarboxylase family protein, which gives rise to MRIEPKKPSDCPWWLRPFFRRQQRRYGQVLLPGLLWARVPRLFAAVALLYGALDRGSSPLPAALRSLVTVRISQLNWCRFCVDINSMTLAQRSGSMAKVDALASWRDSTLFDERERVALEYAEAMTDTSQRVSDELMGRLKQWFDDDAIIELTALIAFQNLSSKFNSALDVPAQGFCRLPGAERSGDGRPP
- a CDS encoding DUF2784 domain-containing protein, with amino-acid sequence MFWRVIADLVLVIHALFVGFVVIGQLLIIVGLWRRWSWVRNRTLRLAHLAAIGIVVVQAWAGVLCPLTILENALRRRAGDEGYSGSFIEYWLHRLIFYEAESWVFTVLYTVFAAAVALTWHYGRPRSPGRRKG
- a CDS encoding TraR/DksA family transcriptional regulator — translated: MNRSSQEVEEIRARLLASKAELQKRVTTIHEHARDPLEQDSAEQAAQLGNVAVVSALESEAVQHLAEIEAALQRLENGTYGICVGCGEPVGEGRLKVRPAATQCRDCAEIDDRRGQH
- the fixJ gene encoding response regulator FixJ — encoded protein: MEPQVFVIDDDQAVRDSLGLLLKSMGQKARLFDSAQAFLEEYAPEMNGCIVLDIRMPGMSGLELQQKLTAIHCTIPVIFVTGHGDVPMAVEAMQHGAFDFIQKPFRDQELLDRINQALSWDTEHRSEEERRRTVQERFNTLTPREREVLDCVVRGLANKVIAMDLDLSQRTVEIHRARVMEKMGARSLADLVRMSLLIVPDR